In Streptomyces sp. SN-593, a single genomic region encodes these proteins:
- a CDS encoding NAD(P)H-quinone oxidoreductase: MQAIVIEDKQLVLREVEDPRPGPGEVVVDVAAAGVNRADVSQRQGLYPPPPGAAPYPGLEVSGVVSALGIGVKGRRVGDEVACLLAGGGYAERVAVPAAHTLPVPAGVSLRDAAALPEVACTVWSNVVDRDALREGETLLVHGGGSGIGTFAIQLGKALGASVVVTARAAKHDRLRALGADLAVDYTTEDFVLATKEFTSGAGADVILDIIGAKYLADNVEALAPNGRITVIGLQGGRKAELDLALLLNRRGSVSATSLRARPRADKSRIVAGVEREVWPLVEAGTVKPVVHTALPLAEAAEAHRLIEASDHVGKILLLP, from the coding sequence ATGCAAGCGATCGTCATCGAGGACAAGCAGCTCGTGCTGCGCGAGGTCGAGGACCCCAGGCCCGGACCGGGCGAGGTGGTCGTCGACGTGGCCGCGGCCGGTGTCAACCGGGCCGACGTCTCCCAGCGGCAGGGCCTGTACCCGCCGCCGCCGGGCGCCGCGCCCTACCCGGGGCTGGAGGTCTCGGGCGTGGTCAGCGCCCTCGGCATCGGGGTGAAGGGGCGCCGGGTCGGCGACGAGGTCGCCTGCCTGCTGGCCGGCGGCGGCTACGCCGAGCGGGTCGCGGTACCCGCCGCGCACACCCTGCCGGTGCCGGCCGGGGTGTCCCTGCGGGACGCGGCGGCCCTGCCCGAGGTCGCCTGCACGGTCTGGTCCAACGTGGTCGACCGCGACGCCCTGCGGGAGGGCGAGACGCTGCTGGTCCACGGCGGCGGCAGCGGCATCGGCACCTTCGCGATCCAACTGGGCAAGGCACTGGGCGCGTCGGTAGTGGTGACCGCCCGCGCGGCCAAGCACGACCGGCTGCGGGCCCTCGGCGCGGACCTCGCGGTCGACTACACCACCGAGGACTTCGTGCTGGCCACGAAGGAGTTCACCTCCGGTGCCGGCGCCGACGTCATCCTCGACATCATCGGCGCGAAGTACCTCGCGGACAACGTCGAGGCCCTCGCCCCGAACGGCCGGATCACCGTCATCGGCCTCCAGGGCGGCCGCAAGGCCGAACTGGACCTCGCGCTGCTGCTCAACCGGCGCGGTTCGGTCTCGGCGACGTCGCTGCGCGCCCGGCCGCGGGCCGACAAGTCGCGCATCGTCGCCGGAGTCGAGCGGGAGGTGTGGCCCCTGGTCGAGGCGGGCACCGTCAAGCCGGTCGTGCACACCGCCCTGCCGCTGGCCGAGGCGGCCGAGGCGCACCGCCTGATCGAGGCGAGCGACCACGTCGGCAAGATCCTCCTGCTGCCGTAA
- a CDS encoding alpha/beta hydrolase — translation MPLDPAVKAVLDILDAAGDRQLHELPMPLARANYDQLAGLGGEPAAIGRTERTTADGVPVRLYWPDSPGPHPILLFFHGGGWVLGSLDGYDGVARDLSAHADCLVVSVGYRLAPDHCFPAAVEDALTVAKWAMRTGDAYGGDTQRLAVAGDSAGGNLSAVLVNELPGRFRAQALLYPVTDQTRKHPSVRENGQGYLLTEDTLRWFSENYLGDQDPRHPWASPLFAADEVLAAAPPTLVVTGEFDPLRDEGEAYADRLRALGVHVENRRYDGMIHAFFSMRGMVPAAGEALRQVTDFLQEAWTQHT, via the coding sequence ATGCCACTCGACCCCGCGGTCAAGGCCGTCCTCGACATCCTTGACGCCGCCGGCGACAGGCAGCTGCACGAGCTGCCGATGCCCCTCGCGCGGGCGAACTATGACCAACTCGCCGGGCTCGGCGGCGAACCGGCGGCGATCGGCCGCACCGAGCGCACCACCGCCGACGGGGTGCCGGTCCGGCTGTACTGGCCGGACAGCCCGGGCCCGCACCCGATCCTGCTCTTCTTCCACGGCGGCGGCTGGGTGCTCGGCAGCCTCGACGGGTACGACGGCGTGGCCCGCGACCTGAGCGCGCACGCCGACTGCCTGGTGGTCAGCGTCGGCTACCGCCTCGCCCCCGACCACTGCTTCCCCGCCGCGGTCGAGGACGCCCTCACCGTCGCCAAGTGGGCGATGCGGACGGGCGACGCGTACGGCGGCGACACCCAGCGGCTGGCGGTGGCCGGCGACTCGGCGGGCGGCAACCTCAGTGCCGTGCTCGTCAACGAACTGCCCGGCCGGTTCCGGGCGCAGGCGCTGCTCTACCCCGTCACCGACCAGACTAGGAAGCACCCCTCGGTCCGCGAGAACGGGCAGGGCTACCTGCTCACCGAGGACACCCTGCGCTGGTTCAGCGAGAACTACCTCGGCGACCAGGACCCGCGCCACCCGTGGGCGTCGCCGCTGTTCGCCGCCGACGAGGTGCTCGCGGCCGCGCCCCCGACCCTCGTGGTCACCGGCGAGTTCGACCCGCTGCGCGACGAGGGCGAGGCCTACGCCGACCGGCTGCGCGCGCTCGGCGTCCACGTCGAGAACCGCCGCTACGACGGCATGATCCACGCCTTCTTCTCCATGCGCGGGATGGTGCCGGCCGCCGGCGAGGCCCTGCGCCAGGTGACGGACTTCCTCCAGGAAGCCTGGACGCAACACACGTGA